The window ATCGACGGTGTGCCGCAAGGCGATATCTGGGATATCCCTTACGAGGAGTGGCCGGGCGAAGATAGCACCATCGCTTCATGACGCCGGGCCAGTCGACCGCTGATGCGGCATGACGTGTGGAATAACCCCCGGGCGATTGCCTCAAGGCATCGCTCGGGGCAATCAGGGCACTGGCGAGTGTGCGCGTGTAAAAGACCGGTGCTGTCCGGGCAGTAAAACGTAACTGAATTTGTGTGAAGTTGATTGCAACTGGCCATCAATGCTGAGTTGCGTGGTGTTTACTCGGAAAAAGTTCCGTAGATATTTATTTTATTTTATCTCGAGCTTTGAGTGTCGGTGTAAGCGCTGTTTATGCCGTCTGCGCAAAGCCTGTAAGTAGTTGTTCGCCAGAGGTGTCAGGTGGCGTACTGATTTGAGCGGTGGAGCGGTTTAGCCTAATTAATGCAGGGCTTGCGACAGTCTCTGCACGCCGTGATTTAACTTTCCTCTGCCAAGCAAAATATTTCCCAAGTGTGATGCAGTTCTTGTTTTTCATTCGGCCAATATAGTGAGGGGGGCTGAGATTAAAACACGTGTTAGACGTTGAACTGTAATGTTTGGCCCTTACTCTTCGCTTGGCAACATTAGTTGGCCGCTTGGCGGCTCAAATATTTCTTACGTTAGGAGAAACAACATGAGCACAACTCCCCCAGTAAGTTCCGGCAACGCTGACTCGGCTATCGCTAAGATGGAAGCCACCTTCAACATGGCGATCGAGAAATCGGCCAAGATCACCGAGCTGTCCACGGCCAAGAAAGCTGAGCTCGACGCTACCAAACAACGGCCTCAGAACTGATGCCGTCATGCAGGCAGCCCGACGGCTGCCTGCATGTTTGTTGGTTGCGGTGCTAAATCTGGAAAACGACAGCTTCACCTGTGCCTCACGGGTGCCTCTCCGCATGCCTTATTCCGGTAATACACCATGACAGCCCTGACTTTTTTCGCCACGACTCCAGTCGTCGCGGCCACGGACAAGGCTCTGCCAGTGCTGAGTATCACCCACGGTTTACATCAGGGGGTTTGCCTGTCCCTGGAGAAGCCCGCCTACCTGCTTGGCAGCGCCGTCAGTGCTGATCTGCTGCTCAGCGACGCAGGCATTGTCGAGCGTCATGTGGCGCTACGTTTCACCGACGGCCAGGTGGCCGTTGAGGCAATGGGCGGCGATGTGTTCGTGCGTGGTCCCCATGCCCGGGAAATTCTGATTCCCACAGGCAAGGGGCATCGAGCGCACTTGCCCGTGGATATCCGCATCGGCAAGGCCCGCCTGACCCTCAGCCACGGCACCGCGAGCCTGGAGCCGATAGCGGCTGCGATCACATCGCCCCCCCAGCACAAGACACGGTGGTTCATCGCGTTGCTGCTGATGTTCCTGTGCGTGGGCGCTTTTGCTTTTCGGGACGAGTCGGTTTCGCCGTTGGCGTTGAGCACCGCCGACAAGGTCGCTCTACCGACCGTGCACCCTGAATCGACGAACACCGTCGCGCAGGCCAGGGCTTGGCTCGAGCAGCAGCTTGGCACGTTGGGCCTGCGCCACATCAAGGTCGGCGAAATCGATGGTCAGCTCAGTGCCCATGGTTTTTATGGCCCGACCCAGAAGAGCCAGTGGCTGGGTCTGCAGCAAGCCTTCGATAGCCGCTTTGGCCAGAAGGTAATGTTGCTCCCCGAGGTGGTGGCACGTAAAGAAATCGCCAAGCCTCGCGTGCGTTTTCAAGCGGTGTGGTTCGGCGATAACCCTTACGTGATCAACGACAACGGTGAACGCCTGTATCCGGGGGCCGCCCTGACCGATAACTGGATGCTCGAACGCATCGAGAACCATGAGGTGGTTCTCGCCCGCGGTGAAGAAAGGTTCACGTTAACCTTATGAGAATTGATCCTGGTGCTCCCTTACCCGCAACCGCCGAAAGAACCCCTGCGGTAGAAAGCCTTCAGCCGGCCAAGGCGCGCCAGGATGGACGCTTCGATGCGGTGCTGGGCAAGCGCGCGGTGTCGGCACGTCGTTCGCTGCGTGCCGACATTGAACAGTCGGGCATCGTTGAGGGCATGACCGCAGAGTTGTTCGGCAGTCGCCGCTCGATGGAGATTCTCGAATACGTCTTGGACAACGTGATCCCCACCCTCGATGCGGAGCCCGAGATCAAAGCGTTGGCCCATGAGCTCATCAGCGAAGAAATCGACCTGCGTCGTTTACTCGAAGAACAACGTGCCCAGGTGATCGAGTCATGAATCGCCAGGAGCAGGACTGCGTCGATCTGCTCAAGGGCATGGGTGAGCTCTATCGCCGTAGTGGCCAGTCGCAGCGTGCCTTAGTGCTGCTGTTGATCGCCGTCCAGATGACGCCCGCCGACACTGCGCTGCTGCGCAATCTGGTCATGGCCTTTACCGACAGCGGCCAGGCCGAGCGTGCCCTGTCGGCGCTGGATCGCCTGCTCGAACTGGAAGGCGAGTCCAGCGGCCTGTTGCTGTTGCGCAGTCGTGCGCTGTGGAGCGGTGGCCGCAAAGATGAGGCGCGTCAGTGCTTCAAACGTTTTCTGACCGCCCGCAGAGCCGCGCAATAATGTTCCTCGACCGCCTCAACGCATTGGCCCGCATGGCCGCCCAGCGCAGTGACGTGATCGTTGTCGCCTTCATGCTGATGGCCATCG is drawn from Pseudomonas rhizophila and contains these coding sequences:
- a CDS encoding tetratricopeptide repeat protein translates to MNRQEQDCVDLLKGMGELYRRSGQSQRALVLLLIAVQMTPADTALLRNLVMAFTDSGQAERALSALDRLLELEGESSGLLLLRSRALWSGGRKDEARQCFKRFLTARRAAQ
- a CDS encoding FHA domain-containing protein, translated to MTALTFFATTPVVAATDKALPVLSITHGLHQGVCLSLEKPAYLLGSAVSADLLLSDAGIVERHVALRFTDGQVAVEAMGGDVFVRGPHAREILIPTGKGHRAHLPVDIRIGKARLTLSHGTASLEPIAAAITSPPQHKTRWFIALLLMFLCVGAFAFRDESVSPLALSTADKVALPTVHPESTNTVAQARAWLEQQLGTLGLRHIKVGEIDGQLSAHGFYGPTQKSQWLGLQQAFDSRFGQKVMLLPEVVARKEIAKPRVRFQAVWFGDNPYVINDNGERLYPGAALTDNWMLERIENHEVVLARGEERFTLTL